A window from Fusarium musae strain F31 chromosome 8, whole genome shotgun sequence encodes these proteins:
- a CDS encoding hypothetical protein (EggNog:ENOG41~CAZy:GH33) codes for MSPNLQTIPVPSATVQSHASNLLQLPDKTVLCTWFGGSQEGLPDISIWLSRLEPGSSSWTPPQKISFDENRSCQNPVLFRAPHNGEIWLLHTSQDAGNQDGAYILKRISYDQGRTWSEASRLLPDVTGIFIRQPIVINSDGTWILPVFYCRTEPGHRWIGSDDISGLLYSDDNGASWKEKQAPDSGGSVHMNILFPASSSLTWVAFYRSRWADNVYRSTSTNGIDWETPKATTLPNPNSGICAARLSSGHIAIVFNRSNASADTLKRQGLYDDITPEDDKRPNQVTKTGKDAIWGTPRKTLTLGISEDEGLTWRERVLEDGDGFCGTNSSSGQENRELSYPSIYVEKDGDRDVAHVAYTWHRQHIKYVRIDDVEGWVSSK; via the coding sequence ATGTCACCAAACCTTCAAACTATTCCTGTTCCCTCGGCGACGGTGCAGTCGCATGCTTCAAATTTATTGCAACTCCCTGACAAGACTGTTTTGTGTACATGGTTTGGTGGTTCACAAGAAGGACTGCCTGATATCAGCATCTGGCTGTCTCGACTAGAACCAGGATCATCGTCTTGGACTCCTCCGCAAAAGATCTCGTTTGATGAGAACAGAAGTTGTCAAAATCCCGTGTTGTTCAGAGCACCTCACAATGGAGAGATCTGGTTGCTTCATACTTCGCAAGATGCAGGTAATCAGGATGGCGCCTATATCTTGAAGCGCATATCTTATGACCAGGGTCGGACATGGTCTGAGGCTAGTCGTTTACTCCCTGATGTGACTGGAATCTTCATCAGACAGCCTATCGTCATCAACAGCGACGGAACATGGATCTTGCCAGTATTCTACTGTCGCACCGAACCTGGTCATAGATGGATTGGTAGTGATGACATCTCTGGCCTTCTCTACTCAGATGACAATGGTGCATCATGGAAAGAGAAGCAAGCACCAGATAGCGGTGGCTCAGTCCACATGAACATCCTCTTCCCAGCATCCAGCTCTTTAACCTGGGTCGCATTCTACCGCAGCCGCTGGGCAGACAACGTCTACCGCTCAACATCCACAAACGGCATCGACTGGGAAACACCAAAAGCCACAACCCTCCCAAACCCCAACAGCGGTATCTGCGCAGCCCGCTTATCATCAGGCCACATCGCCATCGTCTTCAACAGATCAAACGCCTCAGCCGATACCCTCAAGCGACAAGGCTTATACGATGACATCACGCCCGAGGATGATAAGCGGCCGAATCAAGTCACCAAGACAGGAAAGGATGCTATTTGGGGAACGCCGAGAAAGACGTTGACGCTTGGGATATCGGAGGATGAGGGGCTCACGTGGAGAGAGCGTGTGCTTGAGGATGGGGATGGGTTTTGTGGGACGAATAGTTCCTCGGGGCAGGAAAACAGGGAGCTGAGTTATCCGAGTATTTatgttgagaaggatggcgaTAGGGATGTTGCGCATGTGGCGTATACTTGGCATCGGCAGCATATCAAGTATGTGAGgatcgatgatgttgagggATGGGTTAGCTCCAAATGA